A genomic stretch from Deltaproteobacteria bacterium includes:
- a CDS encoding DUF1109 domain-containing protein has translation MTPEELSRQTTPALNADALQRVRGALGAALAEPPRRWRRDAAILVAGLAGFTVLLAGALGLAGNWAVNVGPARFVDVGLLLMAVGFGGWAAIAPPTRARSALALASAALAICAIVAMRGPGLTSPLPQWVCTVSHLGVDLVPLAVVLWRMRVAAPSVWRALAGGLAAGVPGAALGELACGQGARHVALFHLPAWLLVVTLSWAVSRRLRPASFAP, from the coding sequence ATGACTCCCGAAGAGCTCTCCCGTCAGACGACGCCTGCCCTGAACGCCGATGCGCTGCAGCGCGTGCGCGGCGCGCTGGGGGCCGCGCTCGCGGAGCCGCCTCGTCGGTGGCGGCGCGATGCAGCGATCCTGGTTGCGGGGCTCGCGGGCTTCACCGTGTTGCTCGCCGGGGCGCTGGGGCTCGCTGGAAATTGGGCGGTGAACGTCGGGCCCGCGCGCTTCGTGGACGTGGGGCTGTTGCTGATGGCCGTCGGCTTCGGCGGTTGGGCAGCGATCGCGCCCCCGACCCGGGCGCGCTCGGCGCTCGCGCTCGCCAGCGCCGCGCTGGCCATCTGCGCGATCGTGGCGATGCGTGGTCCGGGGCTGACCAGCCCGCTGCCGCAGTGGGTCTGCACGGTGAGCCACCTCGGCGTGGACCTGGTGCCGCTGGCGGTGGTGCTCTGGCGCATGCGCGTCGCGGCGCCGAGCGTGTGGCGCGCGCTCGCGGGCGGGCTCGCGGCCGGCGTGCCCGGCGCGGCGCTCGGCGAGCTCGCTTGTGGCCAGGGCGCGCGGCACGTGGCGCTCTTCCATCTCCCCGCGTGGCTGCTGGTCGTCACGCTCTCCTGGGCCGTGTCGCGGCGACTGCGGCCTGCGTCCTTTGCTCCCTAG
- a CDS encoding RNA polymerase sigma factor: MGTPTDEDLMERFCQGDTTALDALYTRRAPELHGFLARVTGDAALAEDLLQTTFVSVIRSRDRFDRRSKVAPWLFAIAANAARDALRVRQRSPAASPEDEQALTHEADATAPADPVLRRRLEGALQSLPLAQREAVVLHHLMGFTFEELATMLGATATAVRIRAHRGYEVLREKLADLREDA, encoded by the coding sequence ATGGGCACGCCGACCGACGAAGACCTGATGGAACGTTTCTGCCAAGGCGACACGACCGCGCTCGACGCCCTGTACACGCGTCGCGCCCCCGAGCTGCACGGGTTCCTGGCCCGCGTCACCGGAGACGCGGCCTTGGCGGAGGACCTCCTTCAGACCACGTTCGTCTCTGTTATCCGCTCGCGCGACCGCTTCGACCGCCGCTCGAAGGTCGCGCCCTGGCTCTTCGCCATCGCCGCCAACGCCGCCCGCGATGCCCTGCGGGTGCGGCAGCGCTCGCCCGCAGCCTCGCCCGAGGACGAGCAGGCGCTCACCCACGAAGCCGACGCGACGGCGCCCGCCGATCCCGTGCTGCGCCGCCGGCTGGAGGGCGCGCTGCAATCGCTCCCGCTGGCCCAGCGCGAGGCGGTGGTGCTGCACCACCTGATGGGCTTCACCTTCGAGGAGCTGGCGACGATGTTGGGCGCCACCGCGACGGCCGTCCGCATCCGGGCCCACCGCGGCTACGAGGTGCTGCGCGAGAAGCTCGCCGATCTCCGGGAGGACGCATGA
- a CDS encoding sigma-70 family RNA polymerase sigma factor produces the protein MSPLRETTPTDDAVLVERARDGQPGAFEALVRRHSGRVYRLALRMTGSAQDAEEITQETFLSAHQGLARFRGEAAVTSWLHRIAANFALMRLRHRRISGAAEEQLTQSVGPHEDRAPPAYPIAQASVHTEQHLLDVELRRAIEQAVDRLPDEYRVVFLLRDVEDLSYEEIAEATSSTVPAIKSRLHRARLALRQAIQDFYAEHPR, from the coding sequence TTGAGCCCCCTCCGCGAAACCACTCCCACCGACGATGCCGTCCTCGTGGAGCGCGCCCGCGACGGGCAGCCGGGCGCCTTCGAGGCGCTGGTTCGACGGCACTCCGGCCGGGTGTACCGCCTGGCCCTGCGCATGACGGGAAGCGCGCAGGACGCGGAGGAGATCACCCAGGAGACGTTCCTCTCGGCGCACCAGGGGCTCGCCCGCTTCCGCGGTGAGGCCGCGGTCACCAGCTGGCTCCACCGCATCGCCGCCAACTTCGCGCTCATGCGACTGCGTCACCGAAGGATCTCGGGAGCGGCGGAGGAGCAGCTCACCCAGAGCGTGGGCCCACACGAGGACCGCGCGCCGCCCGCCTATCCGATCGCGCAGGCGAGCGTGCACACCGAGCAGCACCTGCTCGACGTGGAGCTGCGGCGCGCCATCGAACAGGCCGTCGACCGCCTGCCCGACGAGTACCGGGTGGTCTTCTTGCTTCGCGATGTGGAGGACCTCTCGTACGAGGAGATCGCCGAGGCCACCTCGAGCACCGTGCCGGCGATCAAGAGCCGGCTTCACCGGGCGCGGCTCGCGCTCCGGCAAGCCATTCAGGACTTTTACGCCGAGCACCCGCGCTGA
- a CDS encoding zf-HC2 domain-containing protein: protein MSSQRPASTSIASCAEVDAKLFELTENELPAAETERLMAHARGCAGCADLVESYRATPVLARRVLLEDVPVDVTERLLGVIAQNVNRK, encoded by the coding sequence ATGTCGTCTCAACGCCCAGCCTCGACGTCCATCGCCTCCTGCGCAGAGGTCGACGCCAAGCTCTTCGAGCTCACCGAGAACGAGCTGCCCGCGGCTGAGACCGAGCGGCTCATGGCGCACGCGCGTGGATGCGCGGGGTGTGCGGACCTCGTGGAGAGCTACAGGGCCACGCCCGTTCTTGCCCGCCGGGTGCTGCTCGAGGACGTCCCGGTCGATGTGACCGAGCGGCTGCTCGGCGTCATCGCGCAGAACGTGAATCGGAAGTAG
- a CDS encoding lycopene cyclase domain-containing protein translates to MSRADYLMHLAWALPFVALQVAVGRARLWRARRALTIVVAATAFWLSLADDVAIRLGIWTFGDEHLCGLRVDAVPLEEILFFGLTALLVAQAVVLLEPAPTSDSRSAR, encoded by the coding sequence ATGAGCCGAGCCGACTACCTCATGCACCTGGCCTGGGCGCTTCCCTTTGTGGCGCTGCAGGTGGCGGTGGGTCGAGCGCGACTTTGGCGGGCGCGACGTGCGCTGACCATCGTCGTTGCCGCCACGGCCTTCTGGCTCTCGCTCGCCGACGACGTCGCCATCCGCCTGGGCATCTGGACGTTTGGAGACGAGCACCTGTGCGGCCTGCGCGTGGACGCGGTCCCGCTCGAGGAGATCTTGTTCTTCGGGCTCACCGCGCTGCTGGTGGCGCAGGCCGTGGTGCTGCTCGAGCCTGCGCCTACTTCCGATTCACGTTCTGCGCGATGA
- a CDS encoding lycopene cyclase domain-containing protein, whose protein sequence is MSYVDFLLIFVVPAVLAAGWAWRARARRGDVVRMATLCAVAFVAAYPWDRHAVLGGYWRFPTERVAGWLGPLPVEECAYFMLETVGVALLTLHLLRKRAS, encoded by the coding sequence GTGAGCTACGTCGACTTCCTGCTGATCTTCGTGGTCCCGGCGGTGCTCGCGGCGGGCTGGGCATGGCGCGCGCGCGCCCGACGCGGTGACGTCGTGCGGATGGCGACCCTCTGCGCGGTGGCGTTCGTGGCGGCGTATCCCTGGGACCGGCACGCCGTGCTCGGGGGCTACTGGCGCTTTCCGACCGAGCGTGTGGCCGGTTGGCTGGGACCGTTGCCTGTCGAGGAGTGCGCGTACTTCATGCTCGAGACCGTCGGCGTCGCGCTGCTCACGCTTCACCTGCTCCGGAAGCGCGCGTCATGA
- a CDS encoding polyprenyl synthetase family protein — MTSAVSASSPTQPSSHDALERALARATARLVRVPEAARGWADSLRELTARPGKRVRPWLCALAYEGVAHVPASEAVLDFAAGLELLHAFMLVHDDIIDGADVRRGAPALHRALETTHGTQANALALLGGDALFVAAVDAMARAAVPADRMRDALAVVLEGARQAAVGEMLDVSYARQPLTSLSSARLADVLRLKTAGYTFVAPLVAGAVLAGASASTRRALTQFGQRVGLAFQLADDLLDIYGDAAQLGKPVGGDLREGKRTVFARLLAARASPDDARRFLALLDGRAADAGDLEWVRELGRRSGVASELAARVRTFIAAGERCLDRAALDANAATQLRGLARKVAASVSFLESGS, encoded by the coding sequence ATGACGAGTGCGGTCTCGGCTTCATCGCCCACCCAGCCTTCCAGTCACGACGCGCTGGAGCGGGCGCTCGCACGGGCCACGGCGCGGTTGGTCCGTGTGCCCGAGGCGGCGCGCGGCTGGGCCGACTCGCTGCGCGAGCTCACCGCGCGGCCGGGCAAGCGCGTCCGGCCGTGGCTCTGCGCGCTCGCGTACGAAGGTGTGGCACACGTGCCGGCGAGCGAGGCGGTGCTCGACTTTGCGGCAGGCCTCGAGCTGCTGCACGCGTTCATGCTCGTCCACGACGACATCATCGACGGCGCCGACGTGCGTCGCGGTGCTCCGGCGCTCCATCGCGCGCTGGAGACCACCCACGGAACGCAGGCCAACGCGCTGGCCCTGCTCGGCGGTGACGCGCTCTTCGTCGCCGCGGTGGACGCGATGGCGCGCGCAGCCGTGCCCGCCGACCGCATGCGCGACGCGCTCGCCGTGGTGCTCGAAGGCGCGCGGCAGGCGGCGGTCGGCGAGATGCTCGATGTCTCGTACGCGCGGCAGCCGCTCACCTCGCTGAGCTCCGCGCGCCTGGCCGACGTGCTGCGCCTCAAGACAGCGGGCTACACCTTCGTGGCGCCGCTCGTGGCGGGCGCGGTGCTCGCTGGGGCGAGCGCGTCGACGCGTCGCGCGCTCACCCAGTTCGGCCAGCGCGTGGGCCTCGCGTTCCAGCTCGCCGACGATCTGCTCGACATCTACGGCGACGCCGCGCAGCTCGGGAAGCCCGTCGGCGGCGATCTGCGCGAGGGCAAGCGAACGGTGTTCGCGCGGCTCCTGGCCGCTCGCGCCTCGCCCGACGATGCCCGACGCTTCCTCGCGCTCCTCGACGGTCGCGCTGCCGACGCGGGCGACCTCGAGTGGGTGCGCGAGCTCGGACGCCGCAGTGGCGTGGCCAGCGAGCTCGCTGCCCGCGTGCGCACTTTCATTGCTGCGGGAGAGCGCTGTCTGGATCGCGCGGCGCTGGATGCGAACGCGGCGACGCAGCTCCGCGGCCTCGCGCGCAAGGTCGCTGCGAGCGTTTCCTTCCTGGAGAGTGGGTCATGA
- the crtI gene encoding phytoene desaturase: protein MTERVLIVGAGVGGLATAIRLQAAGKQVHVVERAQEVGGRCSRIRDGGFQFDVGPTLLLMKPVFEELFASAGRKLSDYLELSPCDPNYEIWFGDGESVVFSTQLREMQKELERLQPGAFGGYLRYLEEGRKGMAASLDRFVGRNFDSLAQFATPANLKTVLDVNAHRSLYSVVSRHFHDERLRIALSFQTMYLGISPYEAPGVYSLLPYTELADGIWFPKGGLYAVPQALERLARELGVTFELGKAVAKVEIENNVARGVHLADGSRRSADTVVLNADLPYAYRELLPDSPLPRADKLKFTSSALMFYWGLDRQAPRLRHHNIFLADFADNFADIFERGRVPEDPSFYVNVATRSDASLGPAGRDGVYVLVPVPHLGPRIDWDAEVKRVRERVLTRLAGAGCDLRGHIALEHVRTPKDWRDGLNLEHGAAFGLSHDLFQVGYFRPANQHARYKNVYFVGASTQPGTGLPMVVLSSRLTTERIMKALAARASAPATRMVGDAA from the coding sequence ATGACCGAGCGGGTTCTCATCGTTGGAGCGGGCGTCGGTGGACTGGCGACCGCCATTCGCCTTCAAGCCGCGGGCAAGCAGGTGCACGTGGTGGAGCGGGCCCAGGAAGTGGGCGGCCGCTGCAGCCGCATCCGCGACGGCGGCTTTCAGTTCGACGTGGGGCCCACGCTGCTCTTGATGAAGCCCGTCTTCGAGGAGCTCTTCGCCAGCGCGGGCCGCAAGCTCTCCGACTACCTCGAGCTCAGCCCGTGCGATCCGAACTACGAGATCTGGTTCGGCGACGGCGAGTCGGTGGTGTTCTCGACGCAGCTCCGCGAGATGCAGAAGGAGCTGGAGCGGCTCCAGCCCGGCGCGTTCGGCGGCTACCTCCGGTACCTGGAGGAGGGCCGCAAGGGCATGGCCGCGTCGCTGGATCGCTTCGTGGGCCGGAACTTCGACTCGCTCGCCCAGTTCGCCACGCCGGCCAACTTGAAGACCGTCCTCGATGTGAACGCGCACCGCTCGCTCTACAGCGTGGTCTCGCGCCACTTCCACGACGAGCGGCTGCGCATCGCGCTCTCGTTCCAGACCATGTACCTGGGCATCTCGCCATACGAAGCGCCGGGCGTGTACTCGCTGCTCCCCTACACCGAGCTCGCGGACGGCATCTGGTTCCCGAAGGGCGGCCTGTATGCCGTTCCCCAGGCCTTGGAGAGGTTGGCCCGCGAGCTGGGCGTGACCTTCGAGCTCGGCAAGGCCGTGGCGAAGGTGGAGATCGAAAACAACGTCGCGCGCGGGGTGCACCTCGCCGACGGCTCGCGGCGCTCGGCAGACACGGTGGTGCTCAACGCCGACCTGCCCTACGCGTACCGCGAGCTCCTGCCCGACTCGCCGCTGCCGCGCGCAGACAAGCTCAAGTTCACCTCCAGCGCGCTGATGTTCTACTGGGGCCTCGACCGCCAGGCGCCGCGGCTGCGGCACCACAACATCTTCCTCGCCGACTTCGCCGACAACTTCGCGGACATCTTCGAGCGCGGGCGCGTGCCCGAGGACCCGTCGTTCTACGTGAACGTGGCCACCCGAAGCGATGCCTCGCTGGGCCCGGCCGGACGCGACGGCGTGTACGTGCTCGTGCCCGTGCCGCACCTCGGCCCGCGCATCGACTGGGACGCCGAGGTGAAGCGCGTCCGTGAGCGCGTGCTCACGCGCCTGGCTGGGGCGGGCTGCGACCTGCGCGGGCACATCGCGCTCGAGCACGTCCGCACGCCCAAGGACTGGCGCGATGGGCTGAACCTCGAGCACGGCGCCGCGTTCGGGCTCTCGCACGACCTGTTCCAGGTGGGCTACTTCCGCCCGGCCAACCAGCACGCACGTTACAAAAATGTTTACTTCGTGGGCGCGAGCACCCAACCCGGCACGGGCCTGCCGATGGTGGTCTTGAGCTCGCGGCTCACCACGGAGCGCATCATGAAGGCGCTGGCTGCGCGGGCGTCGGCGCCGGCGACGCGGATGGTGGGAGACGCGGCGTGA
- a CDS encoding phytoene/squalene synthase family protein, translated as MNAELAQGFRLARERTRLGSRSFYFASHLLDGPRRAGAYALYAFLREADDAADSPGTPDARSERVRRVRSALERAYSGKPTSALEHALSSAVQTFGLPREPLEELVAAVGAEVERVRVATWSELGRYCHGVASTVGLAMAPLLGAPQGFEREAAALGHAMQLTNILRDVREDVLNDRVYLPAEALRAAGITELDLARGQLDDRWRALASQVAARANEAYDAAEPGIRAIAPWRSRTTVRLMRASYREILREIERRAFDVFRERVVISTSRKLWLATRVIAGADPAAPGAH; from the coding sequence GTGAACGCGGAGCTGGCCCAGGGGTTTCGCCTGGCACGCGAGCGAACGCGGCTGGGTTCGCGCTCGTTCTACTTCGCCTCGCACCTGCTCGATGGGCCGCGTCGCGCCGGGGCGTACGCGCTCTACGCCTTCCTGCGCGAGGCAGACGACGCCGCCGACTCCCCGGGAACGCCCGACGCCCGCTCAGAACGCGTGCGCCGAGTTCGCAGCGCGCTCGAACGCGCGTATTCCGGCAAGCCCACCTCGGCGCTGGAGCATGCGCTCTCGAGTGCCGTGCAGACCTTCGGTCTCCCAAGAGAGCCGCTGGAGGAGTTGGTGGCCGCAGTCGGCGCGGAGGTGGAGCGGGTTCGCGTGGCCACCTGGTCAGAGCTCGGGCGTTACTGCCACGGGGTCGCCTCCACGGTTGGGTTGGCCATGGCGCCGCTCCTCGGTGCGCCCCAGGGCTTTGAACGAGAAGCGGCCGCGCTGGGTCACGCGATGCAGCTCACGAACATCCTCCGCGATGTGCGCGAGGACGTGCTCAACGATCGGGTGTATCTGCCGGCCGAAGCGCTGCGTGCGGCAGGGATCACCGAGCTTGACCTGGCGCGCGGCCAGCTCGACGACCGCTGGCGCGCGCTCGCGAGCCAGGTGGCCGCGCGCGCGAACGAGGCCTACGACGCCGCCGAGCCGGGAATCCGCGCCATCGCCCCCTGGCGCTCACGCACCACGGTGCGGCTCATGCGCGCCAGCTACCGCGAGATCCTCCGCGAGATCGAGCGACGCGCCTTCGACGTGTTTCGCGAGCGCGTGGTCATCTCCACCTCACGCAAGCTCTGGCTGGCGACGCGCGTCATCGCCGGTGCAGATCCGGCCGCGCCCGGTGCGCACTGA
- the crtI gene encoding phytoene desaturase, translated as MRAVVVGAGLGGLSAAIHLAASGARVTVLEAAAEVGGKASRVRESGFAWDTGPTLLTMPHVLDETLALAGTSLRRELQFAELEPLCRYRFASGKSFDQLADAKRTEQALSRVDEHDARAWPAFMARARELYEAAGAPYLGVPFASALGFTARMATGAGALTAARASVQSLAELARAHFRSRELQQWAGRFATYAGGAPNQTPALFAMVAHVEARGDALYPLGGMHAVAGALARAARRLGVEIRTGEPVRAVQHRSTGFLIRTPGELFPADSVVLNVDPHLAAGMFEPGSVEARQLSRGRGRVRSLSGAVLLLGLKGRTPGLALHNVFFPDDVEDEFAAIFDRGELPREPTVYVCAPSPCDDSAAPPDHEALFALVNAPARPELDVDALHRQVRQAVLARLSKLDPEIASRIVVERVRGPRDLAATGSLDGAIYGAAPHGLGAVLARPSQRVTRGLYLAGGATHPGGGVPMVVLSGKHVAALALRELGGARELRA; from the coding sequence ATGCGCGCGGTCGTGGTGGGAGCGGGACTGGGCGGCCTGTCCGCGGCCATCCACCTCGCGGCTTCGGGCGCGCGCGTGACCGTGCTCGAGGCCGCGGCGGAGGTCGGCGGGAAGGCTTCGCGCGTTCGCGAGAGCGGCTTCGCCTGGGACACCGGGCCGACCCTGCTCACCATGCCGCACGTCCTCGACGAGACCCTCGCGCTGGCCGGCACCTCTCTGCGACGCGAGCTCCAGTTCGCCGAGCTGGAGCCGCTCTGTCGGTACCGGTTCGCGTCGGGTAAGTCCTTCGATCAGCTCGCCGATGCGAAGCGAACCGAGCAGGCGCTGTCGCGCGTCGACGAGCATGACGCGCGTGCCTGGCCGGCGTTCATGGCGCGGGCGCGCGAGCTCTACGAGGCCGCGGGCGCGCCCTACCTCGGCGTTCCCTTCGCGAGCGCGCTCGGCTTCACGGCTCGCATGGCCACGGGGGCCGGGGCGCTGACGGCCGCGCGTGCGTCCGTTCAGAGCCTCGCCGAGCTCGCGCGTGCGCACTTTCGCTCGCGCGAGCTGCAGCAGTGGGCCGGTCGATTCGCGACCTACGCGGGCGGCGCTCCGAACCAGACGCCCGCGCTCTTCGCGATGGTGGCGCACGTGGAGGCGCGAGGTGATGCGCTCTATCCGCTCGGTGGCATGCACGCCGTGGCCGGGGCGCTGGCCCGTGCGGCCCGGCGGCTCGGCGTGGAGATCCGCACCGGTGAGCCCGTGCGCGCGGTGCAACACCGCAGCACCGGATTTCTGATCAGGACACCGGGCGAGCTCTTCCCTGCGGATTCGGTCGTCCTCAACGTGGACCCGCACCTGGCTGCGGGGATGTTCGAGCCGGGAAGCGTCGAGGCTCGGCAGCTCTCGCGCGGTCGCGGCCGCGTGCGTTCGCTCTCGGGCGCTGTGCTTCTGCTGGGCCTGAAGGGGCGCACGCCGGGACTCGCGCTCCACAACGTCTTCTTTCCTGACGACGTGGAGGACGAGTTCGCGGCCATCTTCGATCGCGGTGAGCTGCCGCGGGAGCCGACCGTCTACGTGTGCGCGCCCTCCCCCTGCGACGACTCGGCGGCGCCGCCCGACCACGAGGCGCTCTTCGCGCTCGTGAACGCGCCGGCCCGACCCGAGCTGGATGTCGACGCACTTCACCGACAGGTTCGCCAGGCCGTGCTCGCGCGGTTGTCCAAGCTCGATCCGGAGATCGCGTCGAGGATCGTGGTGGAGCGCGTGCGTGGCCCGCGCGATCTGGCCGCGACCGGATCTCTCGACGGCGCCATCTACGGCGCCGCGCCGCACGGACTGGGCGCTGTGCTGGCTCGACCGTCCCAGCGCGTCACGCGCGGGCTGTACCTCGCCGGCGGCGCGACGCATCCCGGCGGTGGCGTACCCATGGTCGTGCTCTCCGGCAAGCATGTGGCGGCGCTGGCACTGCGGGAGCTCGGCGGTGCGCGGGAGCTGCGCGCATGA
- a CDS encoding lysophospholipid acyltransferase family protein codes for MIPDAWFRWAFALYARRLLARHAAIVRRRGVLPKRGERVLYLVNHSSWWDALVVVLLSREIGGDQLALMGEAGLRQFPFFGRLGALSVPASRGPREVLRLFRQVRARVDAGAQVWMFPQGEQRHPDVQPLGFERGADVLARTLAPCRVVPIALRWETWRWQHPELLVSIGEPLEVAGDLKPGALEELLAREVSTLRSDCIAQRTDNFATWIRGRSSVSDVWLAAKSTVQERG; via the coding sequence GTGATCCCGGACGCGTGGTTCCGCTGGGCCTTCGCGCTCTACGCCCGACGCCTCCTCGCACGGCACGCGGCGATCGTGCGTCGGCGCGGCGTCTTGCCCAAGCGCGGTGAGCGCGTGCTCTACCTCGTCAACCACTCGAGCTGGTGGGACGCGCTGGTGGTCGTTCTGCTCTCGCGCGAGATCGGCGGCGATCAGCTGGCCTTGATGGGCGAGGCCGGGCTGCGGCAATTCCCGTTCTTTGGGCGGCTGGGCGCGCTGTCGGTTCCGGCATCGCGGGGCCCGCGCGAGGTGCTTCGCTTGTTTCGCCAGGTCCGCGCGCGCGTCGATGCCGGAGCCCAGGTCTGGATGTTTCCCCAAGGCGAGCAGCGGCACCCGGACGTGCAGCCGCTCGGCTTCGAGCGGGGCGCCGACGTGCTCGCCCGGACGCTCGCGCCGTGCCGCGTGGTGCCGATTGCGCTGCGGTGGGAGACGTGGCGTTGGCAGCACCCGGAGCTTCTGGTGTCGATCGGTGAGCCGCTCGAGGTGGCGGGCGATCTGAAGCCGGGCGCACTCGAGGAGCTTCTCGCGCGCGAAGTCTCCACGTTGCGGTCCGACTGCATCGCTCAGAGGACGGACAATTTTGCGACCTGGATTCGCGGCCGCTCGAGCGTGAGCGATGTGTGGCTCGCGGCGAAGTCCACGGTCCAGGAGCGGGGTTGA
- a CDS encoding YdeI/OmpD-associated family protein, which yields MVAKEVQRVQIERRAELRSWLKKHHAQNEGIWLVSFKKAVPKKHVPHEAIIEEALCFGWIDSVPRSLDDERWMIRLSPRKRGSAWSKANRARAEALIRAGRMTAAGREKIEAAKADGSWDFLVDVQRNVVPPDLAAALEAHPPARDRFDAFPPSSKRIILEWIKQAKKPETRAKRVLETALKAAKNIRANHYRQ from the coding sequence ATGGTCGCGAAGGAAGTACAGCGCGTGCAGATCGAGCGAAGGGCGGAGCTGCGCTCTTGGCTCAAGAAGCACCATGCGCAGAACGAAGGCATCTGGCTGGTTAGCTTCAAGAAGGCGGTGCCCAAGAAGCACGTGCCGCACGAGGCGATCATCGAGGAGGCGCTCTGCTTCGGCTGGATCGACAGCGTCCCTCGCAGCCTCGACGACGAGCGTTGGATGATTCGTCTCTCGCCGCGCAAGCGCGGGAGCGCCTGGTCCAAGGCGAACCGAGCGCGTGCCGAAGCACTGATTCGCGCAGGGAGGATGACTGCTGCGGGGCGAGAGAAGATCGAGGCCGCCAAGGCCGACGGCTCTTGGGACTTCCTCGTCGATGTTCAGCGCAACGTGGTGCCGCCGGATCTCGCGGCAGCGCTCGAGGCGCATCCGCCCGCGCGCGATCGGTTCGACGCGTTCCCGCCGTCGTCAAAGCGAATCATTCTGGAGTGGATCAAGCAGGCGAAGAAGCCCGAGACGCGAGCGAAGCGCGTTCTCGAAACGGCCCTGAAGGCGGCGAAGAACATCCGCGCCAACCACTACCGGCAGTAA
- a CDS encoding lipocalin family protein codes for MKTMLIALALATAPPVVPQLDLARYAGTWHEIARMPSFFERGCTGVTATYVPQPDRHVVVINRCVKDGKISEIRGEAWPPDTSEPAKLKVQFFWPFKGDYWVLELAPDYSWALVGDPDRKHAWILARAPTLDEATYARLVARLQELGFDTAALERVPRN; via the coding sequence ATGAAGACCATGCTGATCGCCCTCGCCCTCGCGACCGCACCGCCAGTCGTGCCGCAGCTCGACCTGGCCCGCTACGCAGGCACCTGGCACGAGATCGCTCGAATGCCTTCGTTCTTCGAGCGCGGCTGTACGGGCGTGACCGCCACCTATGTGCCGCAGCCTGATAGGCACGTCGTGGTCATTAACCGGTGTGTTAAGGATGGGAAGATCAGCGAGATCCGCGGCGAGGCCTGGCCGCCGGATACGTCCGAGCCCGCCAAGCTGAAGGTGCAGTTCTTCTGGCCGTTCAAGGGCGACTACTGGGTGCTCGAGCTCGCGCCCGACTACAGCTGGGCGCTGGTTGGCGACCCCGATCGCAAGCACGCGTGGATCCTCGCGCGCGCACCAACCCTCGATGAAGCCACCTATGCGCGGCTCGTCGCCCGGCTGCAGGAGCTCGGCTTCGATACGGCAGCGCTGGAGAGGGTGCCTCGCAACTAA
- a CDS encoding aromatic ring-hydroxylating dioxygenase subunit alpha, producing MFEGFANVWTPVERAARLQKKPISVELAGERVALFRGGQGGVGALLDRCPHRGVALSLGKVASDGCLECPFHGWRFQTGGACATVPLNPDAKRERLFATALPVRERGGLIWVRTSLGADAPDEPQVPPELEARDHRRWFLVRDWSCHWTRAMENMLDSPHLPWVHRRTIGRQLRAQLRDDSKMDISVEDTPTGFRTHWAMDGRESGATLEFTRPNGMSLHIPIGGQRKLTLRVWCVPISAARTRMVVNSTRNFGRFNPLVRLFDEFSRIIVQEDQAIVESSQPPEVPEPAEERSVATDRATLRFRRFYFDVLRPSAVDSRKPSLRLAPSAEAVP from the coding sequence GGCGAGCGAGTCGCGCTGTTCCGCGGCGGGCAGGGCGGAGTGGGCGCGCTGCTCGATCGATGTCCGCACCGAGGCGTGGCGCTGTCGCTCGGAAAGGTCGCGTCAGACGGCTGTTTGGAGTGCCCGTTTCACGGCTGGCGCTTTCAGACCGGCGGCGCATGCGCGACCGTGCCCCTGAACCCCGATGCCAAGCGGGAACGACTTTTTGCAACTGCCCTTCCGGTGCGCGAGCGCGGCGGGCTCATCTGGGTGCGCACCTCGCTCGGGGCGGACGCGCCGGATGAGCCGCAGGTGCCCCCCGAGCTCGAGGCGCGCGATCACCGGCGCTGGTTCCTGGTGCGCGACTGGTCCTGCCACTGGACGCGCGCCATGGAGAACATGCTCGACTCGCCGCACCTGCCCTGGGTGCACCGCCGCACCATCGGGCGCCAGCTGCGGGCGCAGCTCCGCGACGACTCGAAGATGGACATCTCGGTGGAGGACACGCCCACCGGCTTCCGCACCCACTGGGCCATGGACGGCCGCGAGAGCGGCGCCACGCTCGAGTTCACCCGACCCAACGGCATGTCGCTGCACATCCCCATTGGCGGTCAGCGCAAGCTCACCCTGCGGGTCTGGTGCGTGCCCATCTCTGCGGCGCGCACCCGGATGGTCGTGAACAGCACGCGCAACTTCGGTCGCTTCAATCCGCTGGTGCGGCTCTTCGACGAGTTCAGCCGGATCATCGTCCAGGAGGACCAGGCCATCGTGGAATCGAGCCAGCCGCCCGAGGTGCCCGAGCCCGCCGAGGAGCGAAGCGTCGCCACCGATCGCGCGACGCTTCGCTTTCGCCGCTTCTACTTCGACGTGCTCCGGCCGAGTGCTGTCGATTCGCGCAAGCCTTCGCTCCGCTTGGCGCCCAGCGCGGAGGCCGTGCCATGA